The following proteins come from a genomic window of Amaranthus tricolor cultivar Red isolate AtriRed21 chromosome 14, ASM2621246v1, whole genome shotgun sequence:
- the LOC130799601 gene encoding 30S ribosomal protein S6 alpha, chloroplastic-like, producing MATFFLTSTLPSSSPNSLQSIPKPSTELTLNFSHTFKPFQPKPKPSHRYHNQPNYGPLVKALALDFSGSFFEGGFEGLDEDPPSTPPAGLAVADEKPEPQCPPGLRQYETMAVLRPDMTEDERLSFTQKYEELLVAGGAMYVEVFNRGVIPLAYSIKKKNKAGESNTYLDGIYLLYTYFTKPESITALEATLKADDDVIRSSTFKIHKRKY from the exons ATGGCAACATTTTTCCTCACTTCAACTCTCCCTTCTTCTTCACCCAATTCACTTCAATCCATCCCCAAACCTTCAACTGAATTAACTCTCAATTTCAGCCATACATTCAAACCCTTTCAGCCTAAGCCCAAACCCTCTCACCGCTACCACAATCAGCCCAATTACGGCCCATTAGTAAAGGCCTTAGCTTTGGATTTCTCGGGCTCATTCTTTGAAGGCGGGTTTGAGGGTTTGGATGAAGATCCGCCGTCAACTCCACCCGCTGGTTTAGCAGTTGCTGATGAGAAACCGGAGCCCCAATGCCCACCGGGGCTCCGACAGTATGAAACCATGGCTGTTCTTAGACCTGATATGACCGAAGATGAGCGTCTTTCTTTTACCCAGAAATATGAAGAG TTACTTGTCGCTGGGGGAGCAATGTATGTGGAAGTCTTCAACAGAGGTGTCATTCCTCTAGCTTACAGCATCAAAAAGAAGAACAAAGCTGGAGAATCTAATACTTACTTGGACGGCATTTATCTCCTCTACACCTATTTCACTAAGCCAGAATCCATTACAGCACTTGAGGCAACACTCAAAGCAGACGATGACGTCATAAGGTCATCGACCTTCAAGATTCATAAGAGAAAATACTGA
- the LOC130799379 gene encoding uncharacterized protein LOC130799379, whose protein sequence is MVVIIAYMGCIWNLYTLNEVVIMEFWAHARVLIRATMGVELERSDVAHEVVDELERANVDVDVGQMGPPNTYTGYKECDWRENPNWELKAFKKRVNRELGCEVKYSKCYMAKRIAKKMIVGDASEEYSRVWDYAEAIRRFNQGSTTIVKCIGIDTPPPLFQRMYICLPAYKEGFVSGCRPIIGVDGAHLKGPFPGVLLTAVGKDGNNNIFPVAWAVVETENVETWTWFLNLLVEDLKSVSPSSSCVDAGCEDFTFMSDRQKGLIEALNLVIPEAEIRFCCRHIWANFKIKFPGELYKHHFWKATRAYNKFHFDREMIAIKNISVEAYEYLAAIPAKHWSRHTFSSRSKSGMLLNNCCESFNNVLVEARGKPIISLMEWIRRYVMQRSDSKREGLSNFKESYVVNLTNKTCLCGSWNLLGIPCKHAMACIVIRKLDPSEYVHEAYHVETYAKTYAPKFYGMPGHKMWPTTTLAKPLPPPFRKMPERPKMRKREKETDEGKGCKKPVSTVREFKQRRCGNCGDLGHYKKGCENPAKPQPIEMKSKGGRPKMETSCTQQSTPNDVPCSSSQQTQSPTAASTSCIVDQQSQI, encoded by the exons ATGGTTGTTATTATCGCCTACATGGGTTGTATATGGAATTTGTATACCCTTAATGAGGTTGTTATTATGGAATTTTGGGCTCATGCCAGGGTCCTAATAAGAgccaccatgggg GTTGAGCTCGAAAGATCTGATGTGGCACATGAGGTTGTGGATGAGTTGGAAAGAGCAAATGTAGATGTTGATGTTGGGCAAATGGGACCACCAAACACATATACGGGTTATAAAGAATGT GATTGGAGAGAAAATCCAAATTGGGAATTAAAGGCATTTAAGAAACGAGTAAACAGGGAGTTAGGTTGTGAAGTAAAGTACTCTAAGTGTTAcatggctaaaagaattgcTAAGAAAATGATAGTtggtgatgctagtgaagagtatagcAGGGTGTGGGATTATGCGGAAGCAATAAGGAGGTTTAACCAAGGAAGCACTACAATCGTgaaatgcattggaatagacaCACCTCCACCCTTGTTtcaaaggatgtatatatgtttgCCAGCATATAAGGAGGGTTTTGTTTCTGGCTGTAGGCCTATTATAGGTGTTGATGGGGCACATTTGAAGGGACCTTTCCCTGGGGTGTTGCTGACTGCTGTAGGTAAGGATGGGAACAATAACATCTTCCCTGTTGCATGGGCTGTAGTCGAAACAGAAAACGTAGAAACTTGGACTTGGTTTCTAAATCTCCTCGTAGAAGACCTAAAGTCGGTTAGTCCATCAAGTAGTTGTGTAGACGCAGGATGTGAAGATTTTACCTTCatgagcgataggcaaaag GGTTTGATTGAAGCTTTGAACTTAGTGATTCCTGAAGCTGAAATTAGGTTCTGCTGTAGGCATATTTGGGCTAACTTCAAGATCAAGTTTCCTGGAGAGTTGTACAAACATCACTTTTGGAAAGCAACAAGAGCTTACAATAAG TTTCattttgatagagaaatgattgcaataaagaatatttctgttGAGGCATATGAATATCTAGCTGCTATTCCTGCTAAACATTGGTCTAGGCATACTTTTTCTAGTAGGAGTAAGTCTGGGATGTTATTAAATAATTGTTGTGAGTCATTCAATAATGTGTTAGTAGAAGCAAGGGGGAAGCCCATAATTTCTCttatggagtggattaggagATATGTGATGCAAAGAAGTGATTCAAAAAGAGAAGGGTTGAGTAACTTTAAAG aatcttACGTTGTAAACTTGACCAATAAGACTTGCCTTTGTGGAAGTTGGAATCTTCTTGGGATCCCTTGTAAACATGCAATGGCTTGTATTGTTATCAGAAAATTAGATCCCAGTGAATATGTCCATGAGGCGTATCATGTAGAAACATATGCAAAGACGTATGCTCCAAAGTTTTACGGTATGCCAGGACACAAAATGTGGCCGACAACCACTTTAGCCAAACCTCTACCTCCACCATTTCGAAAGATGCCTGAAAGGCCTAAAATGaggaaaagagaaaaagaaactgATGAAGGTAAAGGATGTAAGAAGCCTGTAAGTACTGTTCGAGAATTCAAGCAacggagatgtggtaattgtggTGACTTAGGTCACTACAAAAAAGGATGCGAGAATCCAGCCAAACCACAACCAATAGAGATGAAGTCAAagggtggaaggcctaaaatggAAACTTCTTGTACTCAACAGTCCACACCAAATGATGTTCCTTGCTCCAGTAGTCAACAAACGCAAAGTCCAACAGCAGCATCTACTTCATGTATAGTGGATcaacaaagtcaaatatag